From Solibacillus sp. FSL W7-1464:
TGACGCTGCCCGCTTGAAAACGTCGAACCACGCTCTGTCACACGGCTCTCGTAACCATCCGGAAGCGATTCAATGAAATCATTTGCCTGCACAAACTCGGCCGCTTCCTTTACCTTCTGTAATGTAAGTTTTTCATTATACAGTCGGATATTGGAATCAATCGTTCCGTAAAACAGGAACGGGTCTTGCAGCACGAGCCCCATTTTTTCACGTAGCTCCTGCTGTCCGTAATCTTTGATCGACTGGCCGTCAATTAAAATTTCACCGCGCTTAAACTCATAGAAGCGCATTAGAAGATTGATAATGGAACTCTTTCCGCTGCCGGTATGCCCGACTAACGCGACCGTTTCCCCAGGGTTGACCGTGAACGAAATATTTTTCAGTACATCCTGCTTGCCGTCATAGCTGAACGACACAATTTTAAATTCGATATGACCTTTTGAAACTTGCACCGGCTTATTTTGCTGTGCCGGCTCGAGCTCCTCATTATCGAGCAGCTCAAATACACGGGAAGCCGCTACAATCGCCTGCTGGAACAGTGCCAGACGTTCCATTACTTGATTGATCGGGTCAAAGAAACGGTTCATATATGTAATGAACGCATAGACAACCCCGACTTCCACGGCTGTTTCAAATGATGTCCATCCGAAGTAGAACAGTAAAATAACGATCGCTGTAAAGTACACCAGATCAATAATCGGACGAAGCAGAAGACTGTTCATTTTCGTATTGGCCATCATTGACTGGAAATGCTCTTCATTGACACGGTCAAACTCATCATTAAAACGCGGTTCTTGACGGAATGCCTGCACGATGCTCATTCCTGATAATGTTTCGGAAAGTTTTGCATTCAGCTCACTCAATTTTTCCCGCATGCGCATATATACGACCGAACTCATTTTGCGGTATAGCCAAATGATATACAGAATGACCGGCAGCAATAGCAGCATGTAAAAGGCCAGCTTTGCATTCAGGAAAAACATCGCAAAATACACACCGACAATTAAAAACGCCGCCTGTACAAAGCTGATGAGCACCGACACGAACATATCTTTAATCGCTTCCGTATCATTCGTAGCTCTGGAGACGATTGAACCTGCCGGAACCTGGTCAAAATAACGCATGCCCAACCGGTGGATTTTTGAAAACACATCAATCCGCAGCTGCTGAATGACTTTCAGGGCAAGCTCCTGGAATTTTAAATTTTGATAATATGTGATAACAACATTCAGCAACTGAATAATAAAGTACCCGACACCCAGCGTCACGATTGGGGTCATATCAAAATTGCCGATCATTAAATGGTCGTCGATATAGACTTTGATCAAATACGGACCGATAATATCGCCGAGAACGGTTAAAACAAGAAGTAACAGTGCAATGGCCAATATTTTTTTATGCGGCTTTAAATACGTAAAAAGACGCATTAATACGAGGCGCTGTTCTTTACTGGAAATCGTCTCATTCGCCATCGTGGTCACCCCCTTGTTCCACTAACTGCTCAAGCTGCTGTAACTGGTACATTTCATAATAGCTGCCTTCCAGTGCCATCAACTGTTCATGTGTACCTTTTTCAATAATCGTTCCTTCATCAACAACGATAATGACATGTGCCTGCTGAATTGCGCTCAGACGATGTGATGTAATAATCGTTGTCGCATTTTTCCGCTCTTCTTTCAATGCGTGTAAAATGGCTTCTTCGGTACGCGCATCAACCGCGGATAAAGAATCATCCAAAATGAGCAGTTCAGGTTTCATCAGTAATGCCCTGGCGATGGAAATCCGCTGTTTCTGTCCGCCTGAAAGGGATACTCCCCGTTCCCCGACAATCGTGTCATAGCCTTCTGTAAAGCTCAAAATGTCTTCATCAATATTCGCAAGGGCTGCAGCTGCACGAACTTCCTCCATGCTTGCACGTGGATTGGCAAAGGCAATATTGGAATAAAGTGTTGCCGAGAATAAAAAATGATCTTGAGGTACATAACCAATTGCCTGACGCAGCGATCCTTTCTTATAATCATTAATATTGTGTTCACCAAATTGAATTGTTCCTTCATATCCTTCAAACTCACGAAGGAGCAGCTTTAAAATCGATGTCTTCCCCGCACCTGTTTTCCCGACGATTCCCAATGTTTCGCCGCGTTTCAGCTCAAAATGCACATCGTTTAAAGTCGGTGCCGCATCCCCTGGGAATGTAAATGAAGTGACGTTGAACAAAAGATCACCCGAAGGATTTTCTTCAATTGCGC
This genomic window contains:
- a CDS encoding ABC transporter ATP-binding protein, whose protein sequence is MANETISSKEQRLVLMRLFTYLKPHKKILAIALLLLVLTVLGDIIGPYLIKVYIDDHLMIGNFDMTPIVTLGVGYFIIQLLNVVITYYQNLKFQELALKVIQQLRIDVFSKIHRLGMRYFDQVPAGSIVSRATNDTEAIKDMFVSVLISFVQAAFLIVGVYFAMFFLNAKLAFYMLLLLPVILYIIWLYRKMSSVVYMRMREKLSELNAKLSETLSGMSIVQAFRQEPRFNDEFDRVNEEHFQSMMANTKMNSLLLRPIIDLVYFTAIVILLFYFGWTSFETAVEVGVVYAFITYMNRFFDPINQVMERLALFQQAIVAASRVFELLDNEELEPAQQNKPVQVSKGHIEFKIVSFSYDGKQDVLKNISFTVNPGETVALVGHTGSGKSSIINLLMRFYEFKRGEILIDGQSIKDYGQQELREKMGLVLQDPFLFYGTIDSNIRLYNEKLTLQKVKEAAEFVQANDFIESLPDGYESRVTERGSTFSSGQRQLVAFARTIATNPKILVLDEATASIDTETEVGIQQSLEKMRKGRTTIAIAHRLSTIQDAEQILVLHKGEMVERGTHQQLIAQKGLYHKMYLLQNGIVE